The Nocardioides panzhihuensis genome has a segment encoding these proteins:
- the macS gene encoding MacS family sensor histidine kinase, with protein sequence MSAWTSPAAIEVENRLFRALAVLRVVVLVNAIGLTAYRAGNFDPPSAALVCALVMVSWTAFAVWAYAAPTRRTAALVGADLVISLGLLLVTPLVKGSGFQASVPGFWVSGALLACAIHYRWIGGLLAGVALAAVDLGLRQEIDQSIYGNAFLLVIGGPVVGYMCESVQRMALERDEAERAAARAEERARLARAVHDGVLQVLALVQRRGGDLGGDGAELGRLAGEQERELRALIRGEQPGRGPAAGMVDLAAALAQVETGTVTVSGPATAVEMPAHPAEEIVAATRAALDNVRRHVGEDARAWVLLQAFPDHVEISVRDEGPGIPDGRVATAEKDGRLGIAGSIRGRILDLGGTAELITGRTGTEWEMVVPRMGLDRLDHR encoded by the coding sequence GTGAGTGCGTGGACGTCGCCGGCGGCGATCGAGGTCGAGAACCGGCTCTTCCGGGCTCTCGCGGTGCTGCGCGTGGTCGTTCTCGTCAATGCCATCGGCCTGACCGCCTACCGTGCAGGCAACTTCGATCCGCCGTCGGCGGCGCTGGTCTGCGCGCTCGTCATGGTGAGCTGGACGGCCTTCGCCGTCTGGGCGTACGCGGCACCCACCCGGCGCACCGCGGCGCTCGTCGGCGCCGACCTGGTGATCTCGCTCGGGCTCCTGCTCGTGACGCCGCTGGTGAAGGGCTCGGGGTTCCAGGCGAGCGTGCCGGGCTTCTGGGTGAGCGGCGCGCTGCTCGCGTGTGCGATCCACTATCGCTGGATCGGCGGTCTGCTGGCCGGTGTGGCGCTGGCCGCGGTCGACCTCGGACTGCGTCAGGAGATCGACCAGTCGATCTACGGCAACGCGTTCCTGCTGGTCATCGGCGGCCCGGTGGTCGGCTACATGTGCGAGTCGGTGCAGCGGATGGCGCTCGAGCGGGACGAGGCCGAACGTGCGGCGGCACGGGCCGAGGAGCGAGCGCGGCTCGCCCGGGCGGTCCACGACGGCGTGCTCCAGGTGCTTGCTCTCGTCCAGCGCCGCGGCGGCGACCTCGGTGGCGACGGTGCCGAGCTGGGCAGGCTGGCGGGGGAGCAGGAGCGTGAGCTGAGAGCGTTGATCCGTGGCGAGCAGCCCGGCCGTGGCCCGGCCGCCGGGATGGTCGACCTGGCTGCGGCGCTGGCCCAGGTGGAGACCGGCACCGTGACCGTCTCCGGACCCGCGACCGCCGTCGAGATGCCCGCACACCCCGCCGAGGAGATCGTCGCGGCGACCCGCGCAGCGCTGGACAACGTACGCCGCCATGTCGGTGAGGACGCTCGCGCCTGGGTGCTCCTGCAGGCGTTCCCCGACCATGTCGAGATCTCGGTGCGCGACGAGGGCCCGGGTATCCCCGATGGTCGCGTCGCCACGGCCGAGAAGGACGGCAGGCTGGGCATCGCCGGCTCGATCCGGGGCCGGATCCTCGATCTCGGGGGCACGGCCGAACTCATCACAGGAAGGACTGGGACGGAATGGGAAATGGTCGTTCCTCGCATGGGTCTCGACAGGCTCGACCACCGGTGA
- a CDS encoding response regulator, translating to MVVDDHPMWRDAVERDLAAAGFEVVATASTGREAITRFAATRPEVVVLDLHIPEPDGVQVTTEIISLHPTTKVLILSASGEQNDVLAAVKAGATGYLIKSASRDELLEAVRRVAAGDPVFTPGLAGLVLGEFQHSAATEVRGDKPTLTDRETEILKLVAKGLSYRQIADRLVLSHRTVQNHVQNILRKLQMHNRVELTRYAIEQGLDGD from the coding sequence ATGGTCGTCGACGACCATCCGATGTGGCGCGACGCGGTCGAGCGCGACCTCGCTGCCGCGGGCTTCGAAGTCGTCGCCACCGCCAGCACCGGCCGGGAAGCGATCACCAGGTTCGCCGCGACGCGGCCCGAGGTCGTGGTGCTCGACCTGCACATCCCCGAGCCCGACGGTGTCCAGGTCACCACCGAGATCATCTCTCTGCACCCGACGACCAAGGTCCTCATCCTCTCCGCCTCCGGCGAGCAGAACGACGTCCTCGCAGCAGTCAAGGCCGGAGCCACCGGCTACCTGATCAAGTCGGCCTCCCGCGACGAGCTCCTGGAAGCCGTACGCCGCGTCGCCGCCGGCGACCCGGTCTTCACCCCCGGCCTGGCCGGCCTGGTCCTGGGCGAGTTCCAGCACAGCGCCGCCACCGAGGTACGCGGAGACAAGCCCACGCTCACCGACCGCGAGACCGAGATCCTCAAGCTAGTCGCCAAGGGCCTGAGCTACCGCCAGATCGCCGACCGCCTGGTTCTGTCCCACCGCACGGTCCAGAACCACGTACAGAACATCCTGCGCAAGCTCCAGATGCACAATCGCGTCGAGCTCACGCGCTACGCAATCGAGCAGGGGCTGGACGGCGACTAG
- a CDS encoding HNH endonuclease signature motif containing protein, with amino-acid sequence MSLEPEINHWGTNPVDAIDAGLAALESSLDNLLARDPAYWRTAEKKNRLKHLEIIQAKQAALKLRILATAGDIAEETGAKDASGWMLTELLVDKKIGRAEVKFAAAVSRYDLVAAGLAEGVVSQEKARVITKALEAVEADPTASREDLAYAEKLLVDYATRLTADDLKNIGKRILVEVDPERFEAAEAKALQREEEHAQRRTFFTSRANGDGTVDIHARVSYAVGMRLRTLLDSLAQPRKLSAEDRGRKAPYDRLLGQAFARIVETYDVDQLPRHGGHATTVFITMDVEDLRNDLGTAALGFDGDKITAAEARRMACNADLIPVVLGTGSDILDFGRTTRLAPPVQHRALRLRDKCCQAEDCDAPAAWTEAHHLKPWSQGGLTNLANMVLLCSSDHRRIHDPNYDYERLPDGRIRFARRV; translated from the coding sequence ATGAGTCTCGAACCCGAGATCAACCACTGGGGCACGAACCCCGTTGATGCGATCGATGCAGGGCTCGCTGCCCTTGAGTCCTCCCTCGACAACCTGCTCGCGAGGGACCCGGCCTACTGGCGCACCGCGGAAAAGAAGAACCGGCTGAAGCACCTGGAGATCATCCAGGCCAAACAGGCCGCACTGAAGCTCCGGATCCTCGCTACTGCCGGTGACATCGCCGAAGAAACCGGCGCCAAAGATGCCTCGGGGTGGATGCTGACCGAGCTCTTGGTCGACAAGAAGATCGGCCGCGCCGAGGTGAAGTTCGCTGCCGCGGTGAGCAGATACGACCTCGTCGCCGCCGGCCTCGCTGAGGGTGTCGTGTCCCAGGAGAAGGCCCGGGTGATCACCAAGGCCCTCGAGGCGGTCGAAGCAGACCCGACCGCCAGTCGCGAAGACCTGGCCTACGCGGAGAAACTGTTGGTCGACTACGCCACCCGGCTGACCGCCGACGACCTCAAGAACATCGGGAAACGGATCCTGGTCGAGGTCGACCCCGAACGGTTCGAGGCCGCCGAGGCCAAAGCGTTGCAGCGGGAGGAAGAACACGCCCAACGGCGCACGTTCTTCACCTCCCGCGCCAACGGCGACGGGACCGTAGACATCCACGCCCGGGTCTCCTACGCGGTCGGCATGAGGCTGCGCACCCTCCTGGACTCCCTGGCCCAGCCCCGGAAGTTGTCGGCTGAGGACCGCGGCCGCAAAGCACCGTATGACCGGCTGCTGGGCCAGGCCTTCGCTCGGATCGTTGAGACCTACGACGTCGACCAGCTCCCCCGACATGGTGGCCACGCGACCACGGTGTTCATCACCATGGACGTCGAGGACCTCCGCAACGACCTCGGCACCGCCGCGTTGGGGTTCGACGGTGACAAGATCACCGCCGCCGAGGCCCGCCGGATGGCCTGCAACGCCGACCTCATCCCCGTCGTGCTCGGCACAGGTTCCGACATCCTCGACTTCGGTCGCACCACCCGCCTCGCGCCCCCGGTCCAACACCGAGCACTCCGGTTACGAGACAAGTGTTGCCAAGCCGAAGACTGTGACGCCCCCGCGGCCTGGACCGAGGCCCATCATCTGAAACCTTGGTCCCAAGGCGGGCTTACGAATCTGGCCAACATGGTCTTGTTGTGTTCCAGCGATCATCGCCGGATCCACGACCCGAACTACGACTATGAGCGACTCCCGGATGGTCGGATCCGGTTCGCCCGCCGCGTCTGA